A single region of the Brachypodium distachyon strain Bd21 chromosome 3, Brachypodium_distachyon_v3.0, whole genome shotgun sequence genome encodes:
- the LOC100840947 gene encoding ras-related protein RABF1 isoform X2: protein MGCSSSLPANNAGGLSNINNENSATDSKNLKVKLVLLGDSGVGKSCIVLRFVRGQFDPTSKVTVGASFLSQTLALEDSTTVKFEIWDTAGQERYAALAPLYYRGAGAAVVVYDITSAESFSKAQYWVKELQKHGSQDMVMALVGNKADLHEKRTVSSQDAQEYAERNSMFFVETSAKTADNINQLFEEIAKRLPRPTPPS, encoded by the exons CTAACAATGCTGGAGGTTTGAGCAATATCAACAATGAGAACTCTGCAACTGATTCAAAGAACTTGAAAGTGAAG TTGGTGCTATTGGGAGATTCCGGAGTTGGGAAAAGCTGCATTGTTCTTCGCTTTGTCCGTGGTCAGTTTGACCCCACATCAAAG GTAACTGTTGGTGCATCATTTCTGTCACAAACATTGGCACTTGAGGACTCCACAACAGTAAAGTTTGAAATATGGGACACTGCTGGCCAGGAGAG GTATGCTGCATTAGCACCTCTTTACTACAGGGGAGCTGGTGCTGCAGTTGTTGTCTATGACATAACAAGTGCAGAGTCATTTAGTAAAGCTCAATATTGGGTGAAG gaaCTTCAAAAACATGGTAGCCAGGATATGGTCATGGCTTTGGTTGGAAATAAGGCTGATCTACATGAAAAACGCACTGTATCTTCTCAG GATGCACAGGAGTATGCAGAAAGGAACAGTATGTTTTTCGTTGAGACATCAGCAAAAACAGCAGATAATATAAACCAACTATTCGAG GAAATCGCGAAGAGGCTTCCCAGGCCAACACCGCCATCCTGA
- the LOC100840947 gene encoding ras-related protein RABF1 isoform X1 codes for MGCSSSLPEFSIFLSIGRLLGSKLFCSHTNAYKWPFYSANNAGGLSNINNENSATDSKNLKVKLVLLGDSGVGKSCIVLRFVRGQFDPTSKVTVGASFLSQTLALEDSTTVKFEIWDTAGQERYAALAPLYYRGAGAAVVVYDITSAESFSKAQYWVKELQKHGSQDMVMALVGNKADLHEKRTVSSQDAQEYAERNSMFFVETSAKTADNINQLFEEIAKRLPRPTPPS; via the exons AATTCAGCATTTTTCTCTCCATTGGACGGCTGCTGGGAAGCAAGCTATTCTGTTCTCACACTAATGCATACAAATGGCCTTTTTATTCAGCTAACAATGCTGGAGGTTTGAGCAATATCAACAATGAGAACTCTGCAACTGATTCAAAGAACTTGAAAGTGAAG TTGGTGCTATTGGGAGATTCCGGAGTTGGGAAAAGCTGCATTGTTCTTCGCTTTGTCCGTGGTCAGTTTGACCCCACATCAAAG GTAACTGTTGGTGCATCATTTCTGTCACAAACATTGGCACTTGAGGACTCCACAACAGTAAAGTTTGAAATATGGGACACTGCTGGCCAGGAGAG GTATGCTGCATTAGCACCTCTTTACTACAGGGGAGCTGGTGCTGCAGTTGTTGTCTATGACATAACAAGTGCAGAGTCATTTAGTAAAGCTCAATATTGGGTGAAG gaaCTTCAAAAACATGGTAGCCAGGATATGGTCATGGCTTTGGTTGGAAATAAGGCTGATCTACATGAAAAACGCACTGTATCTTCTCAG GATGCACAGGAGTATGCAGAAAGGAACAGTATGTTTTTCGTTGAGACATCAGCAAAAACAGCAGATAATATAAACCAACTATTCGAG GAAATCGCGAAGAGGCTTCCCAGGCCAACACCGCCATCCTGA